Proteins co-encoded in one Fundulus heteroclitus isolate FHET01 unplaced genomic scaffold, MU-UCD_Fhet_4.1 scaffold_53, whole genome shotgun sequence genomic window:
- the ftcdnl1 gene encoding formiminotransferase N-terminal subdomain-containing protein has product MASRTSGSRLVACLLNVSEARRKDLVENVAKAALCDANGVRREETTVLNIFNDHDYNRSVITIVASMASIRDAVLSACQKACALIDMCAHSGVHPCMGAVDLVPLYPLGEDVGVEDCVQQALAVAHGLTETVPGTSAFLFGWADSPLQRGLAQRRKEMGWFRKTPDLQDLRPDVGPAPQKRYGLTGVGASPYVMNCNVTIDTQDLSVGRSVAAALRESTPGGLPGVQVLALPHGGAVEIACNVESVAGAPPAHLTGEPWPSFVIDGQPYCHAPASLITARVAELAGGRGVGLKGTALVGFTPRECRALAELALSGGVGEFWKEQRRVHM; this is encoded by the exons ATGGCGTCCAGGACCTCAGGGAGTCGTCTGGTTGCTTGTCTTCTGAACGTTTCAGAGGCTCGCAGGAAGGACCTGGTGGAGAACGTGGCCAAAGCAGCTTTATGCGACGCTAACG GCGTCAGACGGGAGGAGACCACGGTGCTGAACATCTTCAACGATCACGACTACAACCGCTCCGTCATCACCATCGTGGCCTCCATGGCCTCCATCA GGGACGCGGTTCTGTCTGCGTGTCAGAAGGCCTGCGCGCTCATAGACATGTGCGCCCACAGCGGCGTCCACCCCTGCATGGGCGCCGTGGACCTCGTCCCACTCTACCCGCTGGGGGAGGACGTGGGCGTGGAGGACTGTGTCCAGCAGGCTCTGG CTGTGGCTCACGGACTCACGGAGACGGTCCCCGGCACCAGCGCCTTCCTGTTCGGCTGGGCGGACTCCCCCTTACAGCGAGGCCTGGcccagaggaggaaggagatGGGCTGGTTCCGGAAGACGCCGGACCTGCAGGACCTCAGGCCCGACGTTGGGCCGGCACCACAGAAACGATACGGACTCACAG GTGTCGGCGCCAGTCCGTACGTCATGAACTGCAACGTCACCATCGACACCCAGGACCTCAGCGTCGGCCGGAGCGTCGCCGCCGCCCTCAGGGAGTCCACGCCGGGGGGGCTACCTGGCGTCCAGGTGTTGGCTCTGCCCCACGGGGGGGCGGTGGAGATCGCCTGTAACGTGGAGAGCGTGGCGGGCGCGCCGCCGGCCCACCTGACGGGGGAGCCGTGGCCGTCCTTCGTCATCGACGGCCAGCCGTACTGCCACGCCCCCGCCTCCCTCATCACAGCCAGGGTGGCGGAGCTGGCGGGGGGGCGGGGGGTCGGCCTGAAGGGCACCGCTCTGGTGGGGTTCACGCCCCGGGAGTGCAGGGCCTTAGCGGAGCTGGCTCTGTCTGGAGGTGTGGGTGAGTTCTGGAAGGAGCAGCGAAGGGTCCACATGTGA
- the cunh2orf69 gene encoding UPF0565 protein C2orf69 homolog — protein MLASRAAGCSIITAAEHMSSEAGSTQCELPDSPHRRRLQRLLGVSGCGPNRVNDLLLLRPESDGESCSGTRERSNNRHVVFFHGDIQNFKEQMVLQPEAAPWLSWSLEQVALILAQRFPSRNIWVVKASRMYLHKFSCYQNFVDSNMFGAPEHAPYAAGQGAFAQLRTLLSNAMERAKLQDRLPPAGGAPAGFSLTLVGFSKGCVVLNQLVYELRGARADPRMAAFVERISDMFWLDGGHPGGGETWVTDKEALRELAASGVSVHAHVTPYEVRDPARAWVGREYGVFTRTLEELGACPSKKLHFQEEPPCIHNHFRVILEF, from the exons ATGCTAGCCTCCAGAGCAGCGGGCTGCAGCATCATCACTGCGGCCGAACACATGAGCTCGGAGGCGGGAAGCACTCAGTGCGAGCTCCCCGACAGCCCGCACAGGAGGCGGCTGCAGCGGCTGCTCGGAGTCTCCGGCTGCGGTCCGAACCGGGTCAacgacctgctgctgctgcggcccGAGTCAGACGGAGAGAGCTGCTCCGGAACCAGGGAGAGGAGCAACAACAGACACGTCGTCTTCTTCCATGGAGACATCCAG AACTTCAAGGAGCAGATGGTCCTGCAGCCTGAGGCGGCGCCCTGGCTGTCCTGGAGCCTGGAGCAGGTGGCCCTGATCCTGGCTCAGCGCTTCCCCAGCAGGAACATCTGGGTGGTGAAGGCCTCACGCATGTATCTGCACAAGTTCAGCTGCTACCAGAACTTCGTGGACAGCAACATGTTCGGGGCGCCGGAGCACGCGCCCTACGCCGCCGGCCAGGGAGCCTTCGCCCAACTCAG AACCCTGCTGAGCAACGCCATGGAGCGGGCCAAGCTGCAGGACCGGCTCCCGCCTGCAGGTGGCGCCCCCGCCGGCTTCTCCCTCACCCTGGTGGGCTTCAGCAAAGGCTGCGTGGTTCTCAACCAGCTGGTGTACGAGCTGCGCGGCGCCCGCGCCGACCCGCGCATGGCCGCCTTCGTGGAGCGCATCTCCGACATGTTCTGGCTGGACGGGGGTCACCCGGGCGGCGGCGAGACCTGGGTGACGGACAAGGAGGCGCTGAGGGAGCTGGCGGCCAGCGGCGTGTCGGTCCACGCCCACGTCACGCCGTACGAGGTGAGGGACCCGGCGCGGGCCTGGGTGGGCCGCGAGTACGGCGTCTTCACCCggaccctggaggagctgggcGCCTGTCCCAGCAAGAAGCTGCACTTCCAGGAGGAGCCGCCCTGCATACACAACCACTTCCGGGTCATTCTGGAGTTCTGA